In one Zobellia galactanivorans genomic region, the following are encoded:
- a CDS encoding replication initiation protein produces the protein MELRNKQLNQANFFTRSLFKLDKEIHKDIVYLIQSKIDFFGKPKSVIKISLNDYIDAKSTSKNDTYSFSEFYKFTNEVKNVGGAFYNKIERSFIAFNIVDNVQVDPDSPDTLKIELARFGKIFFYKEKLIQYINEITPVGKVQKQNGFTQIENSVFKIRGARRKKFYEILSQFKNTGFCIIAVIELKMILGYIEIIDKELKTTLTPEDQLKLIFIPEKNYEFKDKQPKFSYFERDFLKPAIQWINSEKCKDIKELRINRKFKKGRRISHIEFRFKPLKHELNKEELSCLEFFKGLGLDETQVIYLINRIGSGEMKKRWMENIQRSTFGQNQTAKYYDKVKQSEIKNISGFLYKNLFKELNKIS, from the coding sequence ATGGAATTACGAAATAAGCAGCTTAATCAAGCAAACTTTTTTACTAGAAGTCTTTTCAAGTTAGATAAAGAAATACATAAGGACATTGTTTATCTAATTCAAAGTAAAATAGATTTTTTTGGCAAACCCAAAAGTGTTATTAAAATTTCACTCAACGATTATATTGATGCAAAAAGCACTTCAAAAAACGACACATATTCATTTTCTGAATTTTACAAATTTACTAATGAAGTTAAAAATGTGGGAGGAGCTTTTTACAATAAGATTGAGAGGTCTTTTATCGCATTTAATATCGTGGACAATGTTCAAGTAGATCCTGACAGTCCTGATACGTTAAAGATAGAATTAGCTCGTTTTGGAAAAATCTTCTTCTATAAAGAAAAACTTATTCAGTACATCAATGAAATAACACCCGTAGGAAAAGTTCAAAAACAAAATGGATTTACGCAAATTGAAAACTCTGTATTCAAAATTCGGGGAGCAAGACGAAAAAAATTTTACGAAATACTATCACAATTTAAGAATACCGGATTTTGCATAATAGCCGTAATAGAGCTTAAAATGATTTTAGGATATATAGAAATCATAGACAAAGAATTGAAAACAACTCTAACCCCTGAAGACCAGCTCAAACTTATTTTTATCCCTGAAAAAAACTATGAGTTTAAAGACAAACAACCCAAGTTTAGCTATTTCGAAAGAGACTTCCTAAAGCCAGCAATTCAATGGATAAACTCAGAAAAATGTAAGGATATTAAAGAATTAAGAATAAATAGAAAATTTAAAAAAGGTAGAAGAATATCTCATATTGAATTTCGATTTAAACCTTTAAAGCATGAGCTCAACAAAGAAGAGCTAAGCTGCTTAGAGTTTTTCAAAGGACTTGGACTAGATGAAACTCAAGTCATTTATTTAATTAATAGAATTGGTTCAGGGGAGATGAAAAAAAGATGGATGGAAAACATCCAGAGAAGTACATTCGGCCAAAATCAAACCGCGAAATATTACGATAAAGTTAAACAGAGCGAAATAAAAAACATATCAGGTTTTTTATATAAGAATCTATTTAAGGAGCTAAATAAAATATCATGA
- a CDS encoding NAD(P)-dependent oxidoreductase, translating into MKFGIIRERKNPPDRRVVLSPQACQKVLAQHPKAQIVVEPSPIRIFSDDDYRAQGIEVASKMEECDVLLGVKEVPINHLIPNKKYFFFSHTIKQQPYNKDLLRAVLEKNIELYDHEVIINAKEQRLVAFGRYAGIVGAYNGLRTYGLKYDLYQLPKAENLANQQELIQELNKIQLPNIKIILTGRGRVGNGAREMLDAMNIRKVNVTQYLEETFKEPVYCQIDASDYNKRKDGVRGNKADFFAHPEEYKSNFYRFARVSDFFIAGHFYGQGAPYLFTREDAKKGDFKIRVVADISCDIDGPVATTIRPSTIADPIYGYDPVSESETDFKNESAIAVMAVDNLPCEIPQDASEGFGQAFIKNVIPAFFNGDKDGVLERARMTKNGKLTARYAYLSDYVSH; encoded by the coding sequence ATGAAGTTCGGAATCATTCGAGAGCGTAAAAATCCGCCCGATCGCCGTGTGGTACTATCGCCCCAGGCCTGCCAAAAAGTCCTGGCCCAACACCCCAAAGCCCAAATTGTCGTAGAACCTTCACCTATCCGCATTTTTTCCGATGACGATTATAGGGCCCAAGGCATCGAGGTAGCTTCCAAAATGGAAGAATGCGACGTGCTTCTGGGCGTAAAGGAAGTACCCATCAACCATTTGATTCCCAATAAAAAATACTTCTTCTTTTCCCATACCATCAAACAACAGCCCTACAATAAAGACTTGCTTCGGGCCGTACTCGAAAAGAACATAGAACTCTACGACCATGAGGTCATTATCAATGCCAAAGAACAACGCCTAGTGGCCTTCGGTCGCTATGCCGGTATTGTCGGGGCGTATAACGGACTCCGTACATACGGGCTCAAATACGACCTGTATCAACTGCCCAAGGCCGAAAACTTGGCCAATCAGCAAGAACTGATCCAAGAACTGAATAAAATACAGCTGCCCAACATCAAGATCATCTTGACGGGTAGGGGCAGGGTCGGCAACGGCGCACGGGAAATGCTCGATGCCATGAATATCAGAAAAGTAAACGTTACCCAATATCTGGAAGAAACTTTTAAAGAACCGGTGTATTGCCAGATAGATGCTTCCGATTACAACAAACGTAAAGATGGGGTACGGGGCAATAAGGCCGACTTTTTTGCCCATCCCGAAGAATACAAAAGTAACTTTTACCGGTTTGCACGGGTTTCCGATTTTTTTATTGCCGGACACTTTTACGGTCAGGGGGCACCCTATCTTTTTACCCGTGAAGATGCCAAGAAAGGTGATTTTAAAATAAGGGTAGTCGCCGATATAAGCTGCGATATCGATGGGCCCGTGGCTACCACCATCAGACCTTCGACCATTGCGGACCCCATCTATGGCTACGATCCCGTTTCGGAGTCTGAAACCGACTTTAAAAACGAATCGGCCATAGCGGTTATGGCCGTTGATAACTTGCCCTGCGAAATTCCACAAGATGCTAGCGAAGGCTTTGGGCAGGCATTTATAAAAAACGTGATTCCCGCCTTTTTCAATGGAGATAAAGATGGCGTCTTAGAACGGGCAAGAATGACGAAAAACGGAAAGCTTACCGCGCGTTACGCCTATTTGTCCGATTACGTGTCGCACTGA
- a CDS encoding Sb-PDE family phosphodiesterase, translating to MKKRALVILLIIFQQSYSQTHSHAGAKPMSYPDIEGYKTLKTDLHQHTVFSDGKVWPTIRVQEALRENLDAISLTEHLEYQPHKEDIPHPDRNRSYALALAEAKSHNLLIVHGSEITRSAPVGHNNAIFIKDANQLNVDKAEKAFSEAKKQGAFVFWNHPAWYAQSPKGTPILSDFQEKRIKKGELHGIEVINTVDYSEEALTLALENDLTIMGTSDIHGLIDWDYTEKGNHRPITLVFAEDKTMEGLKEALFAGRTVAVYNDLMVGKAEYLKPLLQKSIAIGKAEYRSKSQVLELQLKNISSSDLLFENQMEYSFYDSSPVFEIPAGETKRLLVKTLDTKTEIVLKLKALGCFTAPRQQPIIEWKIVID from the coding sequence ATGAAAAAACGGGCCCTTGTAATCCTTCTGATTATATTTCAACAAAGCTATTCGCAAACACATTCGCACGCCGGGGCAAAACCTATGAGCTATCCGGATATCGAGGGTTACAAAACGCTAAAGACCGATTTGCACCAGCACACCGTTTTTTCGGATGGAAAGGTGTGGCCGACCATTCGCGTACAGGAGGCCCTAAGGGAAAACCTAGATGCCATATCACTGACCGAACACCTGGAATACCAACCCCATAAAGAAGATATTCCACACCCCGACCGGAACCGTTCTTACGCCCTGGCCTTGGCCGAAGCCAAATCACACAATCTATTGATTGTACACGGTTCCGAAATCACCCGTTCGGCTCCCGTGGGCCATAACAATGCGATATTTATAAAGGATGCCAACCAATTGAATGTAGACAAGGCCGAAAAAGCCTTTTCCGAAGCCAAAAAACAAGGAGCCTTTGTCTTTTGGAACCACCCTGCGTGGTACGCCCAAAGTCCTAAAGGCACCCCAATCTTAAGCGACTTTCAGGAAAAACGCATCAAGAAGGGCGAACTACATGGTATTGAGGTCATAAATACCGTAGATTATTCAGAGGAAGCCTTGACCTTGGCCTTGGAAAACGATCTGACCATTATGGGCACCAGTGATATTCACGGACTCATTGATTGGGACTATACCGAAAAAGGAAACCATAGGCCCATTACCTTGGTCTTTGCCGAAGACAAGACCATGGAAGGCCTAAAGGAAGCCCTATTCGCGGGTAGAACCGTTGCCGTTTACAACGACCTTATGGTGGGCAAGGCCGAATACCTAAAGCCTTTACTACAGAAAAGTATAGCGATCGGTAAAGCGGAATACCGTTCAAAATCGCAAGTACTGGAACTTCAGTTAAAAAACATCAGTAGCAGCGACCTGCTTTTTGAGAACCAAATGGAATACAGCTTTTATGACAGTTCGCCAGTGTTTGAAATACCGGCCGGTGAAACCAAGCGATTGTTGGTAAAAACCTTGGATACCAAGACCGAAATCGTTTTAAAGCTGAAGGCCTTGGGTTGTTTTACCGCACCGAGACAACAACCGATCATTGAGTGGAAGATCGTCATCGATTAG
- a CDS encoding DUF1361 domain-containing protein — MIPSALKNNLFHKKLLLLTALGTALLALRVYWTQSIDFTFLLWNLFLALVPLFLSKQFLFNVQVQKSRALRIVILFLWVLFLPNSPYIITDFVHLDSARPTFWLDLLLFFVFSLNGLILGVLSMMDVFSYLRKRNHPVLANAILLFVSLLSGYGIFLGRFLRFNSWDIVTKPLVLAESLFNSLFLVDAWLWIFGFGSFIWVSFWALKPFLRGHGTLTVSNPKV; from the coding sequence ATGATTCCCAGCGCTTTAAAAAACAATCTGTTCCACAAAAAACTCCTCTTACTGACGGCATTGGGTACGGCACTTTTAGCCCTAAGGGTATATTGGACCCAATCTATCGACTTTACCTTTTTGTTGTGGAACCTTTTTTTGGCCCTCGTTCCCCTTTTTTTATCGAAGCAATTCCTTTTCAATGTACAGGTACAAAAATCAAGGGCCTTACGTATTGTTATCTTGTTCCTATGGGTACTTTTTTTGCCCAACAGCCCCTATATCATTACCGACTTTGTGCATTTAGACTCTGCTAGGCCTACCTTTTGGCTCGACCTTTTGTTGTTTTTTGTTTTTTCGCTAAACGGATTGATATTAGGCGTGCTCTCTATGATGGATGTTTTCAGCTATCTAAGAAAAAGAAACCACCCCGTTCTGGCCAACGCCATCCTACTTTTTGTGAGCTTGCTGAGCGGGTATGGCATTTTTCTGGGCCGCTTTCTACGTTTTAACTCGTGGGACATTGTCACCAAGCCCTTGGTCTTGGCCGAAAGCCTTTTTAACTCCTTGTTCTTAGTCGATGCCTGGTTATGGATTTTTGGTTTCGGAAGTTTTATTTGGGTCTCGTTCTGGGCGCTTAAGCCGTTTTTACGGGGCCATGGCACCTTAACCGTAAGCAACCCGAAAGTTTAA
- a CDS encoding DUF1801 domain-containing protein: MNPAENYILDQPEPFRGILLHLQSVIERTVPDVDLKFKYKIPFYYINGSPFCYLNQSKNYIDLGFWKAAHLTVHQELMITEGRKVMKSLRYTSLESVNDSVLTEVLKEAYAVRNAKFYR; encoded by the coding sequence ATGAACCCTGCAGAAAACTACATCCTCGATCAGCCGGAACCCTTTAGGGGTATTTTGTTGCATTTGCAATCGGTCATTGAGCGAACCGTTCCCGATGTCGATTTAAAGTTCAAATATAAAATTCCCTTCTATTATATCAATGGAAGTCCCTTTTGTTATTTGAACCAAAGCAAAAATTATATTGATCTGGGGTTTTGGAAGGCGGCCCACCTGACCGTTCACCAAGAACTTATGATTACCGAGGGGCGCAAAGTCATGAAGTCCTTGCGCTATACTTCATTGGAAAGTGTTAACGATTCCGTGCTTACGGAAGTCCTAAAGGAAGCATACGCCGTACGCAACGCTAAATTTTATAGGTGA
- a CDS encoding PepSY-associated TM helix domain-containing protein, which yields MGQRTYNILLHTHTVSGIVISVALYVIFFAGSFSFFRDEIANWQRGHKVSIKDKISVPISPVLDSLASEKPLQGRDIEFRHYYNERKISVNLGASKDTLLSETERARAFFYLDTHDLGTTDYIGNYSLGEFLYRLHFFAQIPYPFGYYLSGFVAFFFLFAIVTGIIVHWKKIIPNFYLFRPWAKMKTLWTDAHTALGVIGLPFQLVYAVTGAFFMLKLIVVAPSVLTLYKGDQTKMYEELEYGHPVFEADHKPLRHIPNIDGLIAETQEKWKDFMVTEVHIFNYGDTNMQVSVNGQMDYKSKLNGVGHIIYKALDGSSTVVKDPTGTSSYLDGVKNMLFRLHFGDYAGYGLRVISFILGLVSCFVIISGVLIWLTARDKKNLPEKKRHFNEGVVRYYLAICLSMYPITAFTFIMVKAFDAEGKTMIYYCYFLGWLLLSVYFILRKNNGLTHRYCLLWGSILGFFVPITNGMVSGNWPWVAMAEGKHDILLVDLLWIFLSTAGLWVYMKSRQKPKKAHLKKAKTKTISVG from the coding sequence ATGGGCCAAAGAACTTACAACATTTTACTTCACACCCATACGGTGAGCGGCATAGTTATCAGTGTAGCGCTTTACGTCATTTTTTTTGCGGGGTCCTTTTCATTTTTCAGGGACGAGATTGCCAATTGGCAACGCGGCCATAAAGTAAGCATCAAAGACAAAATATCGGTACCGATCAGCCCCGTTCTCGACAGTCTGGCCTCCGAAAAACCTCTACAAGGCAGGGACATTGAATTTCGGCACTATTACAACGAACGCAAAATAAGTGTAAACCTAGGGGCTTCAAAAGACACCCTGTTGTCTGAGACCGAAAGGGCCAGGGCATTTTTTTATTTAGACACCCATGATCTGGGTACAACCGATTATATCGGTAACTATTCATTAGGTGAATTCTTGTACCGCCTGCATTTCTTTGCGCAAATCCCCTATCCTTTCGGGTATTACCTTTCAGGTTTTGTGGCTTTCTTTTTTCTCTTTGCTATCGTTACGGGCATAATCGTTCACTGGAAAAAAATCATTCCGAACTTTTATCTTTTCAGGCCATGGGCCAAGATGAAAACACTGTGGACCGACGCCCATACGGCCCTTGGTGTCATTGGCCTGCCCTTTCAACTGGTCTATGCGGTAACCGGGGCTTTTTTTATGTTGAAGCTCATAGTAGTGGCCCCCAGTGTACTCACCCTCTATAAGGGAGACCAAACAAAAATGTATGAGGAACTAGAATACGGCCATCCCGTATTTGAAGCCGACCATAAGCCCTTACGGCACATTCCGAATATTGACGGGCTCATAGCCGAAACCCAAGAGAAATGGAAGGATTTCATGGTCACCGAAGTACATATTTTCAACTATGGCGACACCAACATGCAGGTTTCGGTAAACGGGCAAATGGACTATAAGAGCAAACTAAACGGCGTCGGCCACATTATTTACAAAGCCCTCGACGGAAGTAGTACGGTAGTCAAAGATCCCACGGGCACCAGCTCGTATCTAGACGGGGTAAAGAACATGCTCTTCAGGCTTCATTTTGGCGACTATGCCGGCTATGGCCTAAGGGTGATTTCATTTATTTTAGGACTGGTTTCCTGTTTTGTGATCATCTCGGGAGTTTTAATATGGCTTACGGCCCGCGACAAAAAGAACCTTCCGGAAAAGAAAAGACATTTTAACGAAGGCGTGGTACGCTACTATTTGGCCATTTGCCTAAGTATGTATCCTATAACCGCCTTCACTTTTATTATGGTAAAGGCCTTTGATGCCGAAGGAAAAACAATGATCTATTACTGCTATTTCTTAGGATGGTTGCTTTTATCGGTTTATTTTATCTTAAGGAAAAACAACGGCCTCACCCATAGGTATTGTTTGTTATGGGGAAGCATTTTAGGATTCTTTGTTCCCATAACCAACGGTATGGTTTCGGGCAATTGGCCCTGGGTCGCCATGGCCGAGGGAAAACATGATATTCTACTGGTCGATTTACTATGGATTTTCCTATCGACTGCAGGGCTATGGGTCTATATGAAATCAAGACAAAAACCAAAAAAAGCCCATCTCAAAAAAGCGAAAACCAAAACCATTTCGGTAGGCTGA
- a CDS encoding DUF4198 domain-containing protein — translation MKKIITLLVLLLSTSPIFSHYLWIEAAPQGQLNQEHQIKVRFGEYTYGVIEKVQGDAFKGVSNFSLWLIAPDGTKTTLPISAKDDFYAASFTPNQKGTYTLALDNKDMKVLDFTQYDFGIFKPQYHAKAKVVVDKKPAAIAKTNVDGIEIIDVSPDPYGVSKEVSLQLLFKGKPLAENEVSIFVSDLWSKKLSTDQDGKISFQLPWPTKYTVEATYNETVPGTYKGLDYEFIWHCATYCIPLKKQ, via the coding sequence ATGAAAAAAATCATCACCTTACTCGTATTGCTTTTATCGACCTCCCCTATCTTTTCGCACTATTTATGGATCGAAGCCGCACCACAGGGGCAATTGAACCAAGAGCACCAGATAAAAGTGCGCTTCGGGGAATACACCTATGGTGTTATTGAAAAAGTTCAGGGAGACGCTTTTAAGGGCGTAAGCAACTTTAGCTTATGGCTGATCGCTCCCGACGGTACCAAAACCACCCTGCCGATTTCCGCCAAAGACGACTTTTACGCGGCCAGTTTTACCCCTAACCAAAAAGGCACCTACACCTTGGCATTGGACAATAAGGATATGAAGGTATTGGACTTTACCCAGTACGATTTTGGCATATTCAAGCCACAATACCACGCCAAGGCCAAAGTTGTTGTGGACAAAAAACCCGCTGCAATTGCCAAAACCAATGTAGACGGTATTGAAATTATAGATGTCAGTCCTGATCCATATGGGGTTTCGAAGGAAGTCAGCCTTCAATTACTTTTCAAGGGCAAGCCTTTGGCCGAAAACGAAGTAAGCATCTTTGTCTCCGATCTATGGTCAAAAAAACTGAGCACGGACCAAGACGGAAAGATCTCATTTCAACTGCCATGGCCCACAAAATATACGGTCGAGGCCACCTATAACGAAACCGTACCCGGAACGTACAAGGGCCTTGATTACGAATTCATTTGGCATTGTGCCACCTATTGTATTCCCCTAAAAAAACAATAG
- a CDS encoding TonB-dependent receptor gives MKKIYMLQLFLTLTFGAFAQTGSLEGTLSVSDGTPLPYAHVTLVKTNYGTTSDINGHFVLKDIPSGGYTLKISELGYQTFKKNITIQANTTTSLPKIVLEELVESLDEVVVNGNGNNKYINREPSTSLRLKTELAKLPQNIQVINSELLKDQQATNIMEGVIRNVSGVTMIEHWGHFARVNMRGFRLPAFRNGINVQDTWGPLSEDMNTVDRIEFVKGPAGFMMSAGEPGGFYNVVTKKPTASKIAELSFTAGSFDNYRGTIDLGGKLTDDEKLLFRLNGMYQTSDSHRGNEDASRYGIAPSLSYRFSDKTIITTELNLQQAESFIGSSYVFAPTPDGYASLDRNFKFTDNNYPVTDIQEVTFFTNLSHNLSDHWTIESQFAYLRYDQEGNSFWLRDIAENGDTHRYISLWDALSTGKYFQAYLYGDFKTGAINHSVLGGFDYTQKHYLADFYQAFDIDTATPFNIYNPVYDNTPSPSFDRSLALQNRNGGQPYMYGAITKAYYVQDEIGFLDNRIRLTLAGRYTQLATEGKDEQDQKFTPRAGISIDILPTLAAYGLYDQSFIGQSGVSFSGETFDPVDAIDIEGGLKKSFFDGRLKTSLGAYQITKQNVLVGDPENPNFSIQLGEIQSKGIEFDLQGQVSPELNVVLNYANTHVEITEDTNAENIGKRMAGYAKHVTNGWLNYQFNTSSSLKGFGISLGYQYQVDRSSWSWGADNQTDLPDYFRLDGALSWKNNKLKVQLNINNLLDEYLYSGSNYGTYLYWQSEPGINGRLTVSYKLF, from the coding sequence ATGAAAAAGATTTACATGCTCCAATTATTCCTCACCTTAACCTTTGGAGCATTTGCCCAAACCGGTTCCCTAGAAGGAACCCTTAGCGTGAGCGACGGAACCCCCTTGCCTTATGCCCATGTGACACTCGTGAAAACAAACTACGGCACTACATCTGACATCAACGGTCATTTTGTTCTAAAAGACATCCCTTCAGGAGGCTATACTTTAAAGATATCGGAACTAGGCTACCAAACCTTCAAAAAGAACATCACTATACAAGCGAACACGACGACCTCCTTGCCAAAAATCGTTTTGGAAGAATTGGTAGAGTCATTGGACGAGGTAGTTGTCAACGGTAATGGCAATAACAAATACATTAACCGCGAACCTTCCACTTCATTGCGATTGAAAACCGAACTCGCCAAACTACCTCAAAACATACAGGTCATTAACTCCGAGTTACTAAAAGATCAACAGGCCACCAATATTATGGAAGGCGTGATCAGAAATGTCAGCGGTGTGACCATGATCGAACACTGGGGGCATTTTGCCCGTGTCAATATGAGGGGGTTTCGTTTGCCCGCATTCAGGAACGGTATTAACGTCCAAGACACTTGGGGACCTTTATCGGAAGACATGAATACGGTAGACCGTATAGAATTTGTAAAAGGCCCTGCCGGTTTTATGATGTCGGCGGGCGAGCCTGGTGGATTTTACAATGTAGTCACCAAAAAGCCCACCGCCAGTAAAATTGCCGAGTTGTCATTTACTGCCGGAAGCTTCGACAACTATCGCGGAACGATAGACCTAGGAGGCAAACTGACCGACGACGAAAAATTATTGTTCCGTTTGAACGGCATGTACCAAACCTCCGATTCGCACCGAGGTAACGAAGATGCATCACGCTATGGTATTGCGCCCTCGTTAAGCTATCGCTTTTCCGACAAAACCATTATTACCACCGAATTGAACTTACAACAGGCGGAAAGCTTTATCGGCTCGTCTTACGTCTTTGCCCCTACCCCAGATGGTTATGCAAGCCTTGACCGTAACTTTAAATTTACCGACAACAATTATCCGGTAACCGATATTCAAGAAGTAACCTTCTTCACCAACCTCAGTCACAACCTATCGGACCATTGGACCATAGAAAGTCAATTTGCCTATTTGCGTTATGACCAGGAAGGCAATTCCTTTTGGCTAAGGGATATAGCGGAAAATGGTGACACCCACCGATATATTAGCCTTTGGGACGCCCTCTCTACCGGCAAATACTTTCAGGCCTACCTTTATGGCGATTTTAAAACAGGGGCCATAAACCACTCGGTTCTAGGGGGCTTCGATTACACCCAAAAACATTACCTAGCCGATTTTTACCAAGCTTTCGATATCGACACGGCTACACCTTTCAATATCTACAATCCGGTTTATGACAATACCCCATCGCCCAGTTTTGACCGCTCATTGGCCTTACAAAACAGAAATGGCGGGCAACCCTATATGTATGGGGCGATTACAAAGGCCTATTACGTCCAAGATGAAATCGGGTTTCTCGATAACCGAATTCGCCTGACCCTTGCCGGAAGATATACCCAACTGGCCACCGAAGGCAAAGACGAACAAGACCAAAAATTCACCCCTCGGGCCGGAATAAGCATCGACATTCTACCAACACTTGCCGCATACGGCCTTTACGACCAATCTTTTATCGGCCAAAGCGGCGTAAGCTTTTCAGGTGAAACCTTTGACCCCGTAGATGCCATTGATATTGAAGGGGGACTTAAAAAGTCGTTTTTTGACGGAAGGCTAAAAACTTCGCTAGGGGCCTACCAAATAACCAAACAAAATGTATTGGTCGGCGACCCGGAAAATCCCAATTTCTCCATTCAACTGGGCGAGATACAATCCAAGGGAATCGAATTTGACCTCCAAGGCCAAGTAAGCCCTGAACTGAACGTGGTGCTCAATTACGCCAATACCCATGTTGAGATAACGGAAGACACCAACGCCGAAAACATCGGTAAGAGAATGGCCGGCTATGCCAAGCATGTAACCAATGGCTGGTTGAACTACCAGTTCAATACCTCTTCTTCCTTAAAGGGTTTCGGTATTTCACTGGGTTACCAATACCAAGTTGACCGTTCGTCATGGTCATGGGGTGCGGACAACCAAACCGACTTGCCCGATTACTTCAGATTGGACGGGGCACTATCGTGGAAAAACAACAAATTGAAGGTTCAACTGAACATCAACAACCTATTGGATGAATATCTGTATTCCGGTTCTAACTATGGCACCTATCTATACTGGCAATCAGAACCCGGTATCAATGGACGCCTTACGGTAAGCTACAAGCTTTTTTGA
- a CDS encoding helix-turn-helix domain-containing protein, with protein sequence MTPNGEKKTRFANCEILPKNLDSEAKMAAYLTGDKEGCTLCGVRLWKAYIKAEFGVGRISCKTFPDFSVVIARCKFMKDVICYPKQNGKGIRLSFLLKGQKIFSEPTWHEDFYQEGHDCYMTCFQNFEGFVRIAGNKNYKEIVVLLSRSFLEDNEFLKDEAFTVFRDKVRMVPITPSIQATLKVLESHQIKGPADRLFLKAKVLELLAEQFNNYTRFRSLPETPRVGESLKKVYAVKQHLENNLHKNFSVQELCKIFGLNGQSLKADFKRIFGASVTVYVQAKKMEKAQMLLDNTELMVYEVAEEVGYKNATHFSAAFKRHFGKTPKQYKNVV encoded by the coding sequence ATGACGCCAAATGGAGAAAAAAAGACGCGATTTGCCAACTGTGAAATTTTGCCGAAAAACCTCGATTCGGAGGCTAAGATGGCGGCTTATCTGACGGGGGATAAAGAGGGTTGTACGCTGTGTGGTGTTCGGCTTTGGAAGGCTTATATCAAGGCTGAATTTGGTGTGGGGCGGATAAGTTGTAAAACCTTTCCGGACTTTTCGGTGGTCATTGCGCGTTGTAAATTCATGAAAGATGTGATCTGCTACCCGAAGCAAAATGGGAAAGGTATACGTCTTTCGTTTTTGTTAAAAGGACAAAAGATCTTTTCGGAACCCACATGGCATGAAGATTTCTACCAAGAAGGTCATGATTGCTATATGACCTGCTTTCAGAATTTTGAAGGTTTTGTGCGTATTGCCGGAAACAAGAATTATAAAGAAATAGTGGTTTTATTGTCTCGATCGTTTTTAGAGGATAACGAGTTTTTAAAGGATGAGGCCTTTACGGTGTTTCGGGACAAGGTGCGTATGGTGCCCATTACACCCAGTATACAGGCGACTTTAAAGGTGTTGGAGTCACATCAAATAAAGGGGCCAGCCGATAGGCTTTTTCTAAAAGCCAAGGTTTTGGAACTATTGGCCGAACAGTTCAACAATTACACACGCTTCCGCTCCCTTCCTGAAACCCCAAGGGTGGGGGAGTCCCTTAAAAAAGTATATGCGGTGAAGCAACATTTGGAAAACAACCTTCACAAAAACTTTTCGGTACAGGAACTGTGCAAGATCTTCGGGTTGAACGGGCAAAGCTTGAAAGCCGATTTTAAACGGATTTTCGGAGCCTCGGTCACGGTCTATGTTCAGGCCAAAAAAATGGAAAAGGCACAGATGCTTTTAGATAATACCGAACTTATGGTCTATGAGGTAGCCGAAGAGGTAGGGTATAAAAACGCAACCCATTTCAGTGCGGCCTTTAAACGTCATTTCGGAAAGACTCCCAAGCAATACAAGAATGTAGTTTAG